Proteins co-encoded in one Flavobacterium fluviale genomic window:
- a CDS encoding tetratricopeptide repeat protein — protein MATYNKRGYKTPKEKEVKEVNEEAQVVIDEKDSTTAGVFSKLDETASKTEDWVAKNQKIIIGLVAGIAVATIGYLAYQKFIATPKQEEAASEMFVAQQNFEKAVNGVSSDSLYKLSLNGSEGKFGFIKIADEYSGTDAGNLANYYAGIAYLNTGKFDEAIKYLGDFKSEDVILTALAKGATGDAYSQKNQAKEALDFYVKAAESNKNDFTTPRFLLKAGKTALALGQKEDALKYFNDIKDNYDSTPEAASVDALIGLAQ, from the coding sequence ATGGCAACTTACAATAAAAGAGGATATAAGACACCAAAAGAGAAGGAAGTTAAAGAAGTTAATGAAGAAGCACAGGTAGTTATTGACGAAAAAGACAGCACAACAGCTGGCGTTTTCTCAAAATTAGATGAGACAGCTTCAAAAACTGAGGATTGGGTGGCTAAAAATCAAAAAATCATTATTGGTTTAGTTGCAGGTATTGCTGTTGCTACAATTGGATATTTGGCTTACCAAAAATTTATTGCTACTCCTAAACAAGAAGAAGCAGCTAGTGAAATGTTTGTTGCACAGCAAAATTTTGAAAAAGCAGTAAATGGTGTTTCTAGCGATTCATTATACAAATTATCATTAAACGGTTCAGAAGGTAAATTCGGATTTATTAAAATCGCTGACGAATATTCTGGAACTGATGCTGGGAATTTAGCTAATTATTATGCTGGTATTGCTTATTTAAATACAGGTAAATTTGACGAAGCTATTAAATATTTAGGTGATTTCAAATCTGAAGATGTAATCTTAACTGCTTTAGCTAAAGGAGCAACTGGTGATGCTTATTCTCAAAAAAATCAGGCAAAAGAAGCTCTTGATTTTTATGTAAAAGCAGCTGAGTCAAACAAAAACGATTTTACAACACCTCGTTTCTTATTAAAAGCTGGAAAAACTGCTTTGGCTTTAGGTCAAAAAGAGGATGCTTTGAAATATTTTAATGAT
- the recF gene encoding DNA replication/repair protein RecF (All proteins in this family for which functions are known are DNA-binding proteins that assist the filamentation of RecA onto DNA for the initiation of recombination or recombinational repair.): MHLNKISLFNYKNFSEASFDFDIKINCFVGKNGIGKTNVLDAIYHLAYGKSYFNPLAVQNIKHGEEFFVIDAELEKNERTEQIVCSLKKGQKKVLKRNGKAYDKFSDHIGFVPLVIISPADRDLIIEGSETRRKFMDSVISQLDSTYLHQLIQYQKVIVQRNALLKYFALNHTFDNDTLSIYSEQLNEYGKSIFEKRKDFLEQFIPIFNIHHQAITGSEESVQLVYESHLYEKDLLTLLQENINKDRALHYTTVGIHKDDLSFEIDLHPIKKFGSQGQQKSFLIALKLAQFEFLKKQSGVKPILLFDDIFDKLDETRVAKIVEMVNSETFGQLFISDTHPERTEAIVKSTHQTYKIFNL, encoded by the coding sequence ATGCATTTAAACAAAATCTCTTTATTTAATTATAAAAACTTTTCAGAAGCCAGTTTTGATTTCGATATCAAAATCAATTGTTTCGTGGGTAAAAACGGCATTGGAAAAACCAATGTGCTTGATGCTATTTATCATTTAGCTTACGGAAAAAGCTACTTTAATCCGTTAGCCGTTCAAAACATCAAGCATGGTGAGGAGTTTTTTGTGATTGATGCCGAACTGGAGAAGAATGAAAGAACAGAACAGATTGTCTGCAGTTTAAAAAAGGGACAGAAAAAAGTTTTAAAACGCAACGGAAAAGCTTACGATAAATTTTCAGATCATATTGGATTTGTTCCGCTCGTAATTATTTCGCCAGCCGACCGAGATTTGATTATTGAAGGAAGCGAAACGCGTCGTAAATTTATGGACAGCGTTATTTCGCAATTAGACTCAACTTACCTGCATCAGCTTATTCAGTATCAAAAAGTAATAGTACAGCGAAATGCGCTTTTGAAGTATTTCGCCTTAAATCATACTTTTGATAATGATACTTTATCTATATATAGTGAGCAGCTGAACGAATATGGAAAGTCGATCTTTGAGAAACGAAAAGATTTCTTAGAACAATTTATACCTATATTTAATATACATCACCAAGCTATCACCGGATCTGAAGAAAGTGTACAATTGGTTTACGAAAGTCATTTGTATGAAAAAGATTTATTGACTCTTTTACAAGAGAACATCAATAAAGATCGTGCGCTTCATTATACGACTGTCGGAATTCACAAAGACGATTTGTCTTTTGAAATTGATTTACATCCGATAAAAAAATTCGGTTCGCAGGGACAGCAGAAATCTTTTTTGATTGCTTTGAAACTGGCTCAATTTGAATTTCTAAAAAAGCAAAGCGGTGTAAAACCTATTCTTCTGTTTGATGATATTTTTGACAAACTAGACGAAACTCGTGTAGCGAAAATTGTAGAAATGGTAAACAGCGAAACATTTGGCCAGCTTTTTATTTCAGATACACATCCGGAACGAACCGAAGCGATTGTTAAATCGACGCATCAGACTTATAAGATCTTCAATTTGTAG
- a CDS encoding DUF2461 domain-containing protein: MLTKESLQFLDDLKRNNNREWFQENKKRYEVFKKDYHQLVSDFLDVMKPLDPSLEFLEVKNCTFRINRDIRFSKDKSPYKSHLGVWMSAGAKGANRSGYYVHIEKGASFIAGGFYSPDAEDLKKVRKEIAFFYDDLQEILNNKDFKKEFGSLDINENNSLKSMPRGYEKDHPAIEFLKLKSFTATQVYDISEVTQKDFVSKMSKKLIALKPLNEFINRALETEEF, from the coding sequence ATGCTAACGAAAGAATCATTGCAATTTTTAGACGATTTAAAAAGAAACAATAACAGAGAATGGTTTCAGGAAAATAAAAAACGATATGAAGTTTTCAAGAAAGATTATCATCAATTGGTAAGTGATTTTCTTGATGTTATGAAACCGCTTGATCCTTCATTAGAATTTTTAGAAGTTAAAAATTGTACTTTTAGAATCAATCGCGATATTCGTTTTTCTAAGGACAAATCTCCTTATAAGTCACATTTAGGCGTTTGGATGTCTGCTGGAGCAAAAGGTGCAAACCGCTCTGGATATTATGTCCACATCGAAAAAGGTGCAAGTTTTATTGCAGGCGGATTTTATTCTCCAGACGCAGAAGATTTGAAGAAAGTCCGAAAAGAAATTGCTTTTTTCTATGATGATTTACAGGAAATTTTAAACAATAAAGATTTCAAAAAAGAATTTGGAAGTTTGGATATAAATGAAAATAATTCGCTTAAAAGTATGCCTCGCGGTTACGAAAAAGATCATCCTGCAATAGAATTCTTGAAATTGAAAAGTTTTACAGCAACTCAAGTTTATGATATTTCTGAAGTAACTCAAAAAGATTTTGTTTCTAAAATGAGCAAAAAACTAATTGCTTTAAAACCTTTAAACGAATTTATCAATCGCGCTTTAGAGACTGAAGAATTTTAG
- a CDS encoding glycosyltransferase → MKRRILFLGESYRADAITWMKGLKQFGDFEIITWELQTSNSYRFKRILEYFLSPISIRKIIKKEKPDMVIAERTTSYGFLAAISGSKTIAIAQQGRTDLWPEESVLYPFKKFIQKYAFKKAHLIHAWGPVMAIHMKASGVDMNKVLVLPKGIDLSIFTPSINNSNKIEAIVTRSLMPEYRHDSILKAFGILNQKGIDFSLTIVGDGTRLQFLKDLAKDLQIENKVIFTGRIPNTELPQLLQQSNIYISMPITEGVSASLFEAMACNCYPVVSDIPGNQSWITHRENGQLIEIDNIEMLAEELIWSFENPEFRNQAIIRNRKFVEENANYDINMKVIAEKYHELIDSRNN, encoded by the coding sequence ATGAAGAGGAGAATACTTTTTCTTGGAGAATCTTACCGCGCCGATGCTATAACCTGGATGAAGGGTTTGAAACAATTTGGCGATTTTGAAATTATAACGTGGGAACTTCAAACCTCAAACAGTTATAGATTCAAACGGATTTTAGAATACTTCTTATCTCCTATTTCGATTCGGAAAATCATCAAAAAAGAAAAACCAGACATGGTTATTGCCGAGAGAACCACCAGTTATGGATTTCTTGCAGCGATCTCTGGATCTAAAACTATTGCCATCGCGCAGCAAGGTCGAACCGATTTATGGCCGGAAGAATCTGTTTTATATCCATTTAAAAAATTCATTCAGAAATATGCTTTTAAGAAAGCGCATTTAATTCACGCTTGGGGACCTGTCATGGCAATTCACATGAAAGCATCTGGGGTTGACATGAATAAAGTTCTAGTTCTCCCAAAAGGAATTGATTTGTCGATTTTCACTCCTTCCATCAATAATTCAAACAAAATTGAAGCGATTGTAACACGCTCTTTAATGCCTGAGTATCGACACGATTCTATTTTAAAAGCATTCGGAATTTTGAATCAAAAAGGAATTGATTTTTCGCTTACTATTGTTGGCGACGGAACAAGACTTCAATTTTTAAAAGATTTAGCCAAAGATTTACAAATCGAAAATAAAGTAATTTTTACAGGAAGAATTCCGAATACGGAACTCCCACAATTATTACAGCAATCTAATATTTATATCAGCATGCCGATTACCGAAGGCGTTTCGGCATCTTTGTTTGAAGCAATGGCTTGCAATTGTTATCCCGTGGTTTCTGACATTCCCGGAAATCAAAGCTGGATCACACATCGCGAAAACGGACAGTTAATTGAAATTGACAACATCGAAATGCTGGCCGAAGAATTAATCTGGTCTTTTGAAAATCCTGAATTTCGAAATCAAGCTATTATTCGAAACAGAAAATTTGTGGAAGAAAATGCTAACTATGATATTAATATGAAGGTTATTGCGGAGAAATATCATGAATTAATAGATTCTCGAAATAATTAG